A section of the Bifidobacterium sp. ESL0745 genome encodes:
- a CDS encoding ABC transporter permease, with translation MNQLAAKLKSRYGYALTVLRGLVKTDFKLRYQGSFLGVAWSVLKPLMLFCVMYVVFGKFLRMSDGTPTYPVVLLLGISSWQFVTESTTVGLRSVVDRGDLLRKIHFPNYIVVVSATMGAMISYVINLVVVLVFALFTRVQFTWRVVLVPINIIELYIVTLAITLLMATMYVYFRDIGHIWEVLQQVIFYAMPIVYPLKYVTDRGGILAKLARMELLNPIAQCIQDIRHNLIAPMTQPTIWNQYTNWGIRLFPVVLTVVLFVLSVYVFRRNSRKFAEVM, from the coding sequence GTGAATCAATTGGCGGCAAAACTCAAATCTCGCTATGGTTACGCATTAACCGTATTACGTGGGTTGGTAAAGACAGATTTCAAGCTACGCTACCAAGGCTCGTTCCTTGGCGTAGCCTGGTCTGTCCTCAAGCCATTGATGTTGTTCTGCGTCATGTACGTCGTGTTCGGCAAATTCCTGCGTATGTCCGACGGCACGCCGACCTATCCCGTCGTGCTACTCCTCGGCATCAGCTCTTGGCAGTTCGTCACCGAATCGACCACGGTTGGGTTGCGCTCCGTAGTGGATCGCGGTGATTTGCTTCGTAAGATCCATTTCCCCAACTATATTGTCGTGGTTTCGGCCACTATGGGCGCCATGATCAGCTATGTCATCAATTTGGTCGTGGTGTTGGTCTTTGCGTTGTTCACGCGGGTGCAGTTCACTTGGCGTGTGGTGCTGGTGCCGATAAACATTATCGAGTTGTATATCGTCACGCTTGCCATCACGTTGCTGATGGCGACCATGTATGTTTATTTCCGCGATATCGGCCATATCTGGGAAGTGCTGCAGCAGGTCATCTTCTATGCGATGCCTATTGTGTATCCGTTGAAATATGTCACCGATCGCGGCGGCATTCTGGCGAAACTGGCCCGTATGGAGCTGTTGAACCCGATCGCCCAGTGCATTCAGGACATCCGGCACAATCTCATCGCACCGATGACCCAGCCCACGATCTGGAACCAGTACACCAACTGGGGCATCCGCCTGTTCCCGGTGGTGCTGACTGTGGTTCTCTTCGTGCTGAGTGTTTATGTCTTCAGGCGCAATAGCCGCAAGTTCGCGGAGGTGATGTGA
- a CDS encoding glycosyltransferase codes for MPSFKFANVLLETNPRSVAYPGMYCRADQPFVFDEQADAWALSAAGSFDFTTYFNSLSLMKLKRYTVATGFSLHLELRGAACRVQQTMGDAFAAHSIPVEGTEHSLDASDEWQSIDMPLTVNNDMIIVGFTIETDGRVDIRNSYYSIDYKDESQLRDVELAIATTTFKKESYIIGNVKLIKDQIVHSGDEIADHFHMYVMDNGRTLGVNALNGNKVTIIPNDNVGGAGGFTRGMLAAMDQKPQATNVLLMDDDVAVSPESIKRTYNLLRILKPAYSEAMISGAMLNYEIGEDQWEDIGHMTKEGTFAPCKPPLRMTKFEDLVYNETFEPTKQMKNNMYAAWWYCCIPISVIKKNGLPLPVFVRCDDAEYGIRCKTKFITMNGLCVWHMSFHERYNAAVERYQTTRNTMVAQAVCGMAPKSDFMYELKNNIRLELKKFGYENAELCLDAFEDFLRGPKRFSQPGFAEKTFMAANKNKEKLVDFDTLQRQADADPELRGFSIKKVDRQLIDGDKARTLPQRLEDLITDNGQRIIKSSGKGYAVIPLLGWAYPAGVIRGKHKLIIMDWYNRKGAIRTKDPQRYAEIEKRYHNDLRYYKANIQRIRSEYASVRPTLTSEKYWRHYLKMD; via the coding sequence ATGCCAAGTTTCAAATTCGCGAATGTATTGCTTGAGACGAATCCGAGATCCGTTGCCTATCCCGGCATGTATTGCCGCGCGGACCAGCCTTTTGTTTTTGATGAACAGGCCGATGCATGGGCGTTAAGCGCTGCGGGTTCGTTTGATTTCACGACGTATTTCAATTCGCTTTCATTGATGAAACTGAAGCGTTATACGGTTGCGACCGGTTTTTCCTTGCATCTTGAGCTGCGCGGTGCGGCTTGCCGGGTGCAGCAGACAATGGGTGACGCCTTTGCCGCGCATTCGATTCCGGTCGAGGGCACGGAACATTCCCTTGATGCTTCCGATGAATGGCAGAGCATCGACATGCCTTTGACCGTCAATAATGACATGATCATTGTCGGCTTCACGATTGAGACCGACGGCCGTGTCGATATCCGCAACAGCTATTATTCCATCGATTATAAGGATGAAAGCCAGCTGCGCGACGTCGAGCTTGCGATTGCGACCACGACGTTCAAGAAGGAAAGTTATATCATCGGCAACGTCAAGCTGATCAAGGATCAGATTGTCCATTCCGGCGATGAGATTGCCGACCATTTCCACATGTATGTGATGGACAACGGCCGTACGCTCGGTGTCAATGCGCTGAACGGCAACAAGGTCACCATCATTCCCAACGACAATGTCGGCGGTGCCGGCGGCTTTACGCGCGGCATGCTGGCGGCGATGGATCAGAAGCCACAGGCCACGAACGTCCTGCTTATGGATGACGATGTGGCGGTTTCTCCAGAGTCCATCAAGCGCACCTACAATCTGCTGCGTATCCTGAAGCCCGCGTATTCCGAGGCGATGATCAGCGGTGCGATGCTCAACTACGAGATCGGCGAGGATCAGTGGGAAGACATCGGCCACATGACCAAGGAAGGCACCTTTGCTCCCTGCAAGCCGCCGCTGCGCATGACCAAGTTCGAAGACCTTGTCTACAACGAGACCTTCGAGCCGACCAAGCAAATGAAAAATAACATGTATGCGGCATGGTGGTATTGCTGCATCCCGATTTCCGTGATCAAGAAGAACGGCTTGCCGCTGCCGGTGTTCGTGCGCTGCGATGATGCCGAGTATGGCATTCGTTGCAAGACGAAGTTCATTACCATGAATGGCCTTTGTGTCTGGCACATGTCCTTCCACGAGCGGTACAACGCGGCCGTCGAGCGTTACCAGACCACGCGCAATACCATGGTCGCCCAGGCCGTCTGCGGCATGGCCCCGAAGTCCGACTTCATGTACGAGCTGAAAAACAATATCCGTTTGGAACTCAAGAAGTTCGGCTATGAGAACGCCGAGCTCTGCCTTGACGCTTTCGAGGACTTCCTGCGTGGCCCGAAGCGTTTCAGCCAGCCCGGATTCGCCGAGAAGACTTTTATGGCTGCCAACAAGAACAAAGAAAAGCTTGTCGATTTCGATACGTTGCAGCGTCAGGCCGATGCCGACCCCGAATTGCGTGGATTCAGCATCAAGAAGGTGGACCGCCAGCTCATCGACGGCGACAAGGCCCGTACCCTTCCGCAGCGGTTGGAAGACCTGATCACCGACAACGGCCAGCGTATCATCAAGAGCTCCGGCAAGGGTTATGCCGTCATTCCGCTTTTGGGTTGGGCGTACCCCGCCGGCGTGATTCGCGGCAAGCACAAGCTCATCATCATGGATTGGTACAACCGCAAGGGCGCCATCCGTACCAAGGATCCGCAACGCTATGCCGAAATCGAGAAGCGCTATCACAATGACCTGCGCTATTACAAGGCCAACATCCAGCGGATTCGTAGCGAATACGCCTCGGTGCGTCCGACCTTGACCAGCGAAAAGTACTGGAGGCATTACCTCAAGATGGATTAA
- a CDS encoding acyltransferase family protein, producing the protein MAARIKYFDIAKGIAIICVPLGHSILIVNDSHPVGMGSMLLYGIIFTFHMPLFFVLSGYFMHPKHEFRWRRESQEMLATYAITATAVVLMNTCIAFARRTGTKAAFANWAAAAFYGAGDFSPNYLWPVPMRIGAIWFLLALFWGHLFMTWAAKHKYTPVWVAAICLIGYFSGKVFWFPLSIQSGMTATGFIYLGYLAKQYNLLDFLKRHLYYWAIPAIIWVLFAWKFTGFSIAMNSYGKYPVLDLIGSLAATLCVVGISMIIDRWIPSVGKLLALAGQYTLPLLCTHLLEDDTTPWPDAVSLAVSAVGLQAAPYLIFVLRFAVDCLLAWLLYYIPKINVLFFPSLKKQEIKQTGTTN; encoded by the coding sequence ATGGCTGCACGAATCAAATATTTCGATATCGCAAAAGGAATCGCAATAATATGCGTTCCCCTTGGCCACAGTATCCTCATTGTCAATGATTCTCACCCTGTCGGCATGGGATCGATGTTGCTTTATGGCATCATCTTCACCTTCCATATGCCGCTTTTCTTCGTTCTTTCCGGCTATTTTATGCATCCAAAACATGAATTCAGATGGCGCAGGGAATCCCAGGAGATGCTCGCAACGTATGCGATAACTGCGACAGCGGTTGTATTAATGAATACTTGCATCGCTTTCGCACGCCGAACGGGAACCAAGGCCGCGTTTGCCAACTGGGCGGCAGCAGCGTTTTACGGAGCCGGGGATTTTTCCCCGAACTATCTGTGGCCTGTGCCCATGCGCATCGGGGCAATCTGGTTTCTGCTCGCACTGTTCTGGGGTCACCTATTCATGACTTGGGCTGCAAAACACAAATACACGCCAGTCTGGGTTGCAGCGATTTGCCTCATCGGATATTTCAGCGGCAAAGTCTTCTGGTTCCCGCTGAGCATTCAGTCCGGTATGACCGCCACTGGATTTATATACCTCGGCTATCTCGCAAAACAATATAATCTGCTCGATTTCCTAAAACGGCATCTTTACTATTGGGCTATCCCCGCCATTATCTGGGTGTTGTTCGCCTGGAAATTCACCGGATTCAGCATCGCTATGAACAGTTATGGGAAATATCCGGTCTTGGATCTGATCGGTTCCTTGGCCGCAACACTATGCGTTGTGGGAATCTCTATGATCATTGATCGATGGATACCAAGTGTTGGCAAGCTGCTGGCACTTGCCGGACAATATACGCTTCCCCTGCTCTGCACGCATCTTTTGGAGGATGATACGACCCCCTGGCCGGATGCGGTATCGCTGGCCGTTTCCGCCGTCGGCTTGCAAGCGGCGCCGTATCTTATCTTCGTTCTCCGCTTTGCAGTCGACTGCCTGCTGGCTTGGCTGCTTTACTATATTCCAAAGATCAATGTCCTGTTTTTCCCGTCTTTGAAGAAACAGGAAATCAAACAAACAGGAACCACGAATTGA
- a CDS encoding NAD(P)/FAD-dependent oxidoreductase, whose protein sequence is MSDGKAEKKSVAIIGGGPAGLTAAWELLKDGGADKYDVTVLEATREFGGISRTVKHNGNRMDIGGHRFFSKDDRIMDWWKNILPLQGAPSYDDKRLGRHHDLEPGGPDPEKTDKVMLKRHRVSRIFWNQHFLDYPISLSPSLFKALGFKLTMKAGFSYLWSMIHKLPEDNLENFYINRFGRQLYSMFFEGYTEKLWGRHPREISADWGAQRVKGLSVVAVLKNAIQKLMPKKRDSSEVETSLIEEFWYPKLGPGQLWETVESQVVDNGGKVLTDANVVELRQKDDGSIASVVYIDGNGQRVELAADQFISSMPVKDLVNAINKAAKDDDVPAQGVAAKPAAVPAEMVKVANGLPYRDFVTVGLLVKHLRLKNTTDTPTLGNPPIVPDCWIYVQDPGYKVGRIQIFNNWSPYLVKDVDDTVWIGLEYFCEEGDDFWNMTDEEATDLAIKELTRMRVINGPDEVLDSHREHVKKAYPAYFDTYTQMPELIDYLDSFGNLYCVGRNGQHRYNNQDHSMATAMEAVSNIKSGREDKKNVWSVNTEKSYHEEK, encoded by the coding sequence GTGAGCGATGGCAAGGCTGAGAAGAAGTCAGTGGCAATCATTGGTGGCGGACCTGCGGGGTTGACGGCTGCTTGGGAGCTGTTGAAAGACGGTGGCGCCGACAAGTATGACGTGACCGTGCTGGAGGCGACGCGCGAGTTCGGCGGTATCAGCCGCACCGTCAAGCACAACGGCAACCGCATGGACATCGGCGGCCACCGCTTCTTCTCCAAGGACGACCGGATCATGGACTGGTGGAAGAACATTCTTCCATTGCAGGGCGCGCCGTCCTATGACGACAAGAGGCTCGGACGCCATCACGACCTCGAGCCCGGCGGGCCGGATCCGGAGAAGACCGACAAGGTCATGCTCAAGCGCCACCGCGTCTCGCGTATTTTCTGGAACCAGCATTTCCTTGATTACCCGATTTCGCTGTCTCCGAGCCTGTTCAAGGCGTTGGGCTTCAAACTGACAATGAAGGCCGGGTTCAGCTATCTGTGGTCGATGATTCACAAGCTTCCTGAGGACAATCTGGAGAACTTCTATATCAACCGTTTCGGCCGTCAGCTCTATTCGATGTTTTTTGAAGGCTACACCGAGAAGCTTTGGGGCAGGCATCCGCGTGAGATAAGCGCGGATTGGGGCGCGCAGCGCGTCAAAGGCCTGAGCGTGGTAGCGGTATTGAAGAACGCCATCCAGAAACTGATGCCGAAGAAGCGTGACTCAAGTGAGGTGGAGACCTCGCTGATCGAGGAATTCTGGTACCCGAAGCTCGGTCCGGGCCAGCTCTGGGAGACCGTCGAAAGCCAGGTCGTCGACAATGGCGGCAAGGTTTTGACCGATGCTAACGTGGTCGAGCTGCGCCAGAAGGATGACGGCAGCATTGCTTCGGTCGTATACATCGATGGCAACGGCCAGCGTGTGGAGCTCGCCGCGGATCAGTTCATCTCGTCCATGCCGGTCAAGGATCTGGTTAATGCTATTAACAAGGCCGCCAAGGATGATGATGTCCCTGCGCAGGGTGTTGCTGCTAAGCCGGCTGCTGTGCCTGCCGAAATGGTCAAGGTTGCCAACGGTTTGCCGTACCGCGACTTTGTCACCGTCGGCCTGCTGGTCAAGCACCTGCGCCTGAAGAACACCACGGACACCCCGACGTTGGGCAATCCGCCGATTGTGCCGGACTGCTGGATCTATGTGCAGGATCCGGGCTACAAGGTCGGCCGTATCCAGATCTTCAACAACTGGAGCCCGTATCTGGTCAAGGACGTCGACGACACCGTGTGGATCGGCCTCGAGTACTTCTGCGAGGAAGGCGACGATTTCTGGAACATGACCGATGAGGAAGCCACCGATCTTGCCATCAAGGAATTGACTCGTATGCGCGTAATCAATGGTCCGGATGAAGTGCTTGATTCCCACCGCGAGCATGTCAAGAAGGCCTACCCGGCCTACTTCGATACCTATACGCAAATGCCGGAGTTGATCGATTATCTTGATTCGTTCGGTAATTTGTATTGCGTCGGCCGCAACGGCCAGCACCGCTACAATAATCAGGATCATTCCATGGCTACTGCCATGGAGGCGGTGTCGAATATCAAATCCGGACGTGAAGACAAAAAGAATGTCTGGTCGGTCAATACCGAGAAGTCGTACCACGAAGAGAAATAA
- a CDS encoding RICIN domain-containing protein, which produces MPTVSIGQRAPSDAGELGSEQQDLLKGKKMTNKVKELAAKVAAILASPALGLALTAVPAQAATDTNLSGFNQAGIGSATSGNAIGGQQIAPLSKTIGNQSVSTAAASKGAMPDNPSQKLPDKVSAAVPDDATVVSKNLAVTADGQVKNLQTGKPVTDPKLVGTQDQQPDPLAKTGGKRFIPVEASEVKQAVQKNGGDANATDSGSSNGLSSSKVSGASDVEVASKSTSGTVRNVALQNNQYGAYWGWWNNTPAFFERGGNLFAQQAKGVVDVSEHQGVIDWQAAKNSGVEGAIIRIAFGWNNRYDYQALRNINECKRLGIPFGIYLYSYAYDHNSAWAEGADTVNKLRAAGVSPGDLSYPVFYDLENWTWTGHSPATNPWVNDDIVKTWWVALLQGGYHNLSVYSYTYYLNTALNTPDVRNNTRWVASYGARTNFPFFANYRGWQYADNGWINGIGNVDINAFGNLNYVSFAPNISQYRMMNIPDGRYFINTTLRDSSALDIPSGTGANGARPRIWPGNRAIAQQYQLTRQSDGSYEIRNVASGKALDVPSGRTYNGAPVQQFQPIGGAAQHWFLRDTGKGGVYIQSAMGNWMLDVPGGNSNAGTRMQLWEPTMATAQQYILSSVTSVPSGSVRVATAMNGNMVFDMPNSTWDNGARLQVFSWNGSGAQRYEFREVGNAIYQIINVNSGKALDVPSGNAVYDASVQQFDAIGGLAQHWAVRQGPNGQYAFYSACAADLALDLPAGNAFNGARLRLWGGNGAPAQQWIVNNMRSPREELNNLAAQYRNDLPDGTYNFAMRNDGTKMLDVAGGSTANGARISTWYSNGLWTQQWKVRHDAAGYVSFVNPVSGKALDVPAGRAFPGASLELFTPNQLGGGYAQKWVAIRDGNSYKLVSALNPSLNLEVGFGSVMPGAKVQLYTENGNSAQRWIAR; this is translated from the coding sequence GTGCCAACAGTATCCATCGGTCAGCGGGCGCCATCAGATGCCGGCGAGTTGGGTTCCGAGCAGCAAGACCTATTGAAGGGCAAGAAGATGACAAATAAGGTGAAGGAGTTGGCTGCCAAAGTGGCGGCGATTTTGGCGTCTCCAGCGTTAGGGTTGGCGTTGACTGCTGTGCCGGCTCAAGCGGCTACGGACACGAACCTGAGTGGTTTCAACCAGGCCGGTATTGGTTCCGCCACTTCCGGTAACGCTATTGGCGGGCAGCAAATTGCGCCCCTGAGCAAGACGATCGGCAATCAGAGCGTATCAACCGCTGCTGCGTCGAAGGGTGCAATGCCGGATAACCCCAGTCAGAAGCTCCCCGACAAGGTGAGCGCTGCGGTTCCCGATGATGCGACGGTGGTTTCCAAGAACCTGGCGGTGACCGCCGACGGCCAGGTGAAGAATCTTCAAACCGGTAAGCCGGTGACCGATCCCAAGTTGGTCGGCACGCAAGACCAGCAGCCCGATCCATTGGCCAAAACCGGCGGCAAGCGGTTCATCCCCGTCGAAGCCAGTGAGGTGAAACAGGCCGTCCAGAAGAACGGCGGCGATGCCAATGCCACGGATAGCGGCAGTTCGAATGGCTTGTCGTCTTCCAAAGTGAGTGGTGCCTCTGACGTCGAGGTTGCTTCAAAATCGACGAGCGGCACAGTGCGCAACGTGGCTTTGCAGAACAACCAGTATGGCGCTTATTGGGGCTGGTGGAACAACACTCCGGCGTTCTTCGAACGCGGTGGCAATCTCTTTGCCCAGCAAGCCAAGGGTGTCGTCGATGTTTCCGAGCACCAGGGCGTTATCGATTGGCAGGCTGCCAAGAACTCCGGTGTCGAGGGCGCCATCATTCGTATCGCTTTCGGCTGGAACAATCGTTACGATTATCAGGCTTTGCGCAATATCAACGAATGCAAGCGTTTGGGCATTCCCTTCGGCATTTACCTCTATTCGTATGCGTATGACCATAATTCGGCATGGGCCGAAGGTGCTGACACGGTCAACAAGCTTCGTGCGGCAGGAGTAAGCCCCGGCGATTTGAGCTACCCGGTTTTCTATGATCTTGAAAACTGGACATGGACCGGCCATTCTCCAGCGACCAACCCATGGGTGAATGACGACATAGTGAAAACATGGTGGGTTGCCTTGCTGCAGGGTGGTTACCACAACCTGTCGGTTTATTCATATACCTATTATCTGAACACGGCTCTCAATACGCCGGACGTGCGCAACAATACCCGCTGGGTGGCGAGCTACGGCGCACGGACTAATTTCCCCTTCTTCGCGAACTACCGCGGTTGGCAGTACGCCGACAACGGCTGGATTAACGGCATCGGCAACGTCGATATCAACGCGTTCGGCAATCTGAATTATGTCAGCTTCGCACCGAATATTTCCCAATACCGTATGATGAATATCCCTGATGGTCGGTATTTCATCAATACGACGCTTCGTGATTCCTCCGCATTGGACATTCCCAGCGGTACCGGCGCGAATGGCGCAAGACCACGGATTTGGCCAGGGAACAGGGCGATTGCCCAGCAATATCAGTTGACAAGGCAGTCCGATGGTAGTTATGAAATCAGGAATGTCGCTTCGGGCAAGGCTTTGGATGTGCCGAGCGGACGGACTTATAACGGTGCGCCCGTGCAGCAATTCCAGCCGATTGGCGGTGCCGCGCAGCATTGGTTCCTTCGGGATACCGGTAAAGGTGGAGTGTATATCCAGTCCGCTATGGGCAATTGGATGCTCGATGTTCCTGGCGGTAATTCCAACGCCGGTACCCGGATGCAATTGTGGGAGCCTACGATGGCTACCGCTCAGCAGTATATTTTGAGTTCCGTCACCAGTGTGCCTTCCGGATCGGTGCGTGTGGCCACCGCAATGAACGGGAATATGGTTTTTGACATGCCTAATTCGACTTGGGATAATGGTGCCAGGCTTCAGGTTTTCTCCTGGAACGGGAGCGGGGCCCAGCGCTATGAATTCCGCGAGGTAGGAAACGCGATTTACCAGATCATCAATGTCAATTCAGGCAAGGCTTTGGATGTCCCGTCGGGTAACGCCGTCTATGACGCTTCGGTGCAGCAATTCGACGCGATAGGGGGATTGGCTCAGCATTGGGCTGTGCGGCAAGGACCTAATGGCCAATATGCCTTCTATTCCGCCTGCGCCGCAGATCTTGCATTGGATCTGCCCGCCGGAAATGCGTTCAACGGTGCCCGTCTACGTCTTTGGGGTGGTAATGGGGCTCCTGCTCAGCAATGGATAGTGAACAACATGCGTTCTCCTCGCGAAGAGCTGAACAATCTCGCGGCCCAGTACCGCAATGACCTTCCTGACGGAACATATAATTTCGCCATGCGTAACGATGGCACGAAGATGCTTGATGTGGCCGGCGGTTCAACCGCGAATGGCGCGAGAATATCGACGTGGTACAGCAACGGTCTGTGGACTCAGCAGTGGAAGGTCCGCCATGATGCAGCTGGATATGTCAGCTTTGTCAATCCCGTATCAGGCAAGGCGCTTGACGTTCCTGCAGGGCGTGCATTCCCAGGCGCAAGTCTCGAGCTTTTCACCCCTAACCAGTTGGGCGGCGGATACGCACAGAAGTGGGTAGCGATAAGGGATGGGAACTCATATAAGCTGGTTTCCGCGCTGAATCCCAGCCTGAATCTTGAAGTTGGCTTTGGGTCGGTGATGCCGGGCGCGAAAGTCCAACTTTATACAGAGAACGGAAACTCTGCACAGCGTTGGATCGCACGCTGA
- a CDS encoding glycerophosphodiester phosphodiesterase: MADDKTIVVDPALYGETAAEKTAEANKVARKFGIGDDALAKVEDFKKELTDHNAWDLPFMGYVDEDGYGYAYVPNKAIAPPNWDAHAAFKALPYDAQTAFAIRMLFTHRDVDRYGATMFLHYERNFDIKFKED; encoded by the coding sequence ATGGCAGATGACAAAACCATCGTCGTTGATCCAGCACTTTATGGCGAGACCGCAGCCGAGAAAACCGCAGAAGCCAACAAGGTAGCCCGTAAATTCGGTATCGGAGACGACGCCCTCGCCAAAGTCGAGGATTTCAAAAAAGAACTGACCGACCATAATGCTTGGGATCTGCCGTTTATGGGCTATGTCGACGAAGATGGCTACGGCTACGCCTACGTTCCAAACAAGGCCATCGCGCCGCCGAACTGGGATGCACATGCAGCTTTCAAAGCGCTTCCTTACGATGCACAGACCGCCTTCGCGATTCGCATGCTTTTCACCCACCGCGATGTCGACCGCTATGGCGCCACGATGTTCCTTCATTATGAGCGTAACTTCGACATCAAATTCAAGGAAGACTGA
- a CDS encoding class C sortase codes for MPFLDFDAILRDKAVEPSCARKVVIRIVDVLLACCAVSLIVAVAWFPTVWMVQTYRQSQLVDDSVRRVEHWPQGKVVNEYRRAQAYNRRIAASGQKTLGEFVDPFADGGSPSSKPKTQSEDDREYQNLLNVGGGVMGSIRIPKISVNMPIYHGTSDNALLHGAGHLYGTSLPVGGKSTNAVLSGHRGLSSALLFTRLNELKHGDIFYVQTLDHTMGYRVIGIHVIDPQDTRFYRVVPGRDLVTLMTCTPYAINTQRLVITGTRQSIPDPIPNPDNSKGDPLPIAIIVALGVLAIGIIAVKLTRRSALISARHRHVDSEYRKLKGHGKGSIDPQNILY; via the coding sequence TTGCCATTCCTTGATTTCGACGCGATTCTACGTGACAAAGCCGTCGAACCGAGCTGTGCTCGCAAAGTTGTCATCCGTATCGTTGACGTGCTGCTTGCATGCTGCGCCGTCTCGTTGATCGTGGCTGTCGCGTGGTTCCCCACGGTTTGGATGGTTCAGACATATCGGCAAAGCCAGCTTGTCGATGATTCCGTAAGGCGCGTTGAGCACTGGCCTCAAGGCAAGGTTGTCAACGAATATCGCCGGGCGCAGGCCTATAACCGTCGTATAGCAGCCTCCGGCCAGAAGACGCTGGGGGAGTTCGTTGATCCGTTTGCGGACGGCGGTTCGCCGTCATCCAAGCCGAAAACGCAAAGCGAGGACGACCGCGAATACCAAAATCTTCTGAACGTCGGCGGCGGTGTGATGGGTAGTATCCGTATCCCCAAGATTTCAGTGAATATGCCGATTTACCACGGAACTTCCGACAATGCGCTGCTTCATGGCGCCGGCCACCTTTACGGTACGAGCCTGCCTGTTGGCGGCAAATCCACCAACGCCGTTTTGAGCGGCCATCGCGGGTTGAGCAGCGCCTTGCTTTTCACTCGTCTTAACGAGCTCAAGCACGGCGACATTTTCTACGTTCAGACTCTCGACCACACAATGGGTTATCGCGTGATTGGTATCCACGTCATCGACCCGCAGGATACGCGCTTTTATCGTGTGGTACCGGGCCGCGATTTGGTCACGCTGATGACCTGCACGCCCTACGCCATCAACACGCAGCGCCTTGTCATCACCGGAACCCGCCAGTCCATTCCCGACCCGATTCCCAATCCCGACAACTCCAAAGGAGACCCATTGCCTATCGCCATCATTGTCGCTCTCGGTGTTCTCGCCATCGGCATCATCGCCGTAAAGCTCACGCGTCGCAGCGCCCTTATTTCCGCCCGTCACCGACATGTCGATTCTGAATATCGGAAGTTGAAAGGACACGGGAAAGGCTCAATCGATCCACAGAATATCCTGTACTGA